The Roseovarius sp. EL26 genome has a window encoding:
- a CDS encoding M20 aminoacylase family protein: MPVKNRFAELHDDITAWRRDLHQNPEILFETHRTSALVAEKLKAFGCDDVVTGIGRTGVVGVIHGKSRASDKVIALRADMDALPIHEQTGLDYASNTDGAMHACGHDGHTAMLLGAAQYLAETRNFDGTCVVIFQPAEEGGGGGREMCEDGMMARFGIQEVYGMHNWPGMPVGTFAIRPGAFFAATDKFDIEIEGKGGHAAKPHETVDPTVLASHLIVALQTIASRNADPIEQVVVSVTSMQSSSNTFNVIPQSVSLMGTVRTLSAEMRDLAEERMQSLCEHIGEAFGGRAILNFERNYPVMVNHTDQTDFAAQVANSVSGDCSEAPLIMGGEDFAFMLEERPGAYILVGNGDSAAVHHPEYNFNDDAIPAGCSWWAELIERRMPA, from the coding sequence ATGCCTGTGAAAAACCGCTTTGCCGAATTGCACGATGACATTACGGCCTGGCGCCGGGATCTTCATCAAAACCCTGAAATCCTTTTTGAGACCCATCGCACCAGCGCATTGGTCGCCGAGAAATTGAAAGCCTTTGGTTGCGACGACGTTGTCACCGGGATCGGGCGCACTGGTGTCGTCGGGGTCATTCACGGAAAGTCACGGGCGTCGGATAAGGTCATCGCTTTGCGGGCTGATATGGATGCCCTGCCAATCCATGAACAAACCGGATTGGATTACGCCTCCAATACAGATGGGGCAATGCACGCCTGCGGCCATGACGGACATACCGCCATGTTGCTGGGGGCGGCGCAGTATCTGGCAGAGACGCGGAACTTTGATGGCACCTGTGTGGTGATTTTCCAGCCTGCTGAAGAGGGCGGCGGCGGCGGTCGCGAGATGTGCGAAGATGGCATGATGGCCCGGTTTGGCATTCAGGAAGTTTACGGCATGCACAATTGGCCGGGCATGCCTGTGGGGACGTTTGCCATTCGTCCCGGCGCTTTTTTTGCGGCCACAGACAAATTTGATATTGAGATCGAGGGCAAAGGTGGGCACGCCGCCAAACCGCACGAAACGGTAGATCCAACCGTTCTGGCCAGCCATCTGATCGTCGCGTTGCAAACGATTGCAAGCCGTAACGCTGATCCGATTGAGCAGGTTGTTGTGTCAGTCACCTCGATGCAGAGCTCATCGAACACATTTAATGTTATCCCTCAGAGCGTCAGCTTGATGGGTACGGTCCGGACGCTCAGCGCAGAGATGCGTGATCTGGCCGAAGAACGGATGCAAAGCCTATGCGAACATATTGGCGAGGCATTTGGTGGTCGTGCAATATTGAATTTTGAGCGCAACTATCCTGTGATGGTCAATCATACCGACCAGACGGATTTTGCAGCACAGGTTGCAAATAGTGTCAGCGGCGATTGTTCAGAGGCACCTTTGATCATGGGCGGCGAAGACTTTGCCTTTATGCTCGAAGAACGCCCCGGCGCGTATATTTTGGTGGGCAATGGTGATAGCGCCGCGGTGCACCATCCGGAATATAACTTTAATGATGATGCAATCCCGGCTGGATGTAGTTGGTGGGCCGAATTGATCGAGCGTAGAATGCCAGCCTGA
- a CDS encoding glycosyltransferase family 4 protein — protein sequence MPELIVTNFNRNFTGVSSTAAAVIRQQMHDYDLHLCDVALPGCPAPVTRPKARNLSAQPSKGKLFTIWHVRRNPEMRVALWARDVLNLPIKIVFTSAAQRRHSVYPRWLISRMDAVIATTKKAATFVPNVRAVVPHGVDIERFTPVSDRAAAWAATGHPGARGIATIGRIRPEKGTDRFVDSMLTLLPGHPDVTALVIGRAGKSNAAFLAEQKTKIAKAGLADRVLFLGEVPADDLVPLLPALSAVVQLPQYEGYGMTPLEGMASGVPFVTTDAGYYRSFSCQGANGIIVGDNIVQDTAAQLAAILSDPDRHAAMACSARIAAETAFGIRGEADGINAVYEQLWAQG from the coding sequence GTGCCCGAGCTGATCGTCACAAATTTCAACCGGAACTTTACCGGGGTCTCATCAACGGCGGCCGCCGTCATTCGGCAGCAGATGCATGATTATGATCTGCACCTATGTGATGTTGCCCTGCCTGGCTGCCCTGCCCCTGTCACAAGGCCAAAAGCGCGGAACCTCTCTGCCCAACCATCAAAGGGCAAACTATTCACGATCTGGCATGTGCGACGCAATCCTGAAATGCGCGTGGCCCTGTGGGCTCGTGATGTACTGAACCTGCCAATCAAAATTGTCTTTACCTCCGCCGCACAGCGCCGCCATTCGGTTTATCCGCGTTGGCTGATCTCAAGAATGGATGCGGTGATCGCCACAACGAAAAAGGCGGCAACTTTTGTGCCCAATGTTCGGGCGGTTGTGCCTCACGGTGTCGATATAGAGCGTTTCACCCCTGTAAGCGATCGTGCCGCCGCATGGGCAGCAACCGGCCATCCGGGGGCACGCGGCATTGCCACTATTGGACGTATTCGCCCAGAGAAAGGGACCGACAGATTTGTCGATTCCATGTTGACACTTCTGCCGGGCCATCCCGATGTAACCGCCCTTGTCATCGGCCGGGCGGGAAAATCAAACGCCGCATTTTTGGCCGAACAAAAAACCAAAATTGCCAAGGCAGGCTTGGCTGACCGCGTGCTTTTCCTTGGGGAAGTTCCGGCCGATGATCTTGTCCCACTCCTTCCGGCCCTGTCTGCCGTTGTACAGCTACCACAGTACGAAGGATACGGAATGACACCGCTGGAAGGCATGGCAAGTGGCGTGCCGTTCGTGACCACTGATGCCGGATATTACCGCAGCTTTTCCTGTCAGGGTGCAAACGGCATAATCGTCGGTGATAATATCGTGCAAGATACTGCGGCACAGCTCGCAGCCATTTTAAGTGATCCGGATCGACACGCCGCCATGGCGTGCTCTGCCCGTATAGCCGCCGAAACCGCCTTTGGCATTCGCGGTGAGGCCGATGGGATCAATGCCGTATATGAGCAGCTCTGGGCTCAGGGCTAG
- a CDS encoding 3-deoxy-D-manno-octulosonic acid transferase, producing MTLPSTPFLVRLYNAGANLIASLAYRRVRKKLMAQGVDATRCRERMGYASKSRADGPLLWFHAASVGETLSVLRLITHLGEVHPSYSFLITSGTATSAQIVAKRLPPRCQHQFAPLDCRKALRRFLDHWKPSAAVFVESELWPQMLQQTQTRGIPLALVNARISERSFGRWKKFITIAQFVLGHFTLIHTQDDRTTAHLHEMGFTHAFTGQNLKSVSGPLPYDVAEFANINAQLDQRPVWIASSTHPGEDEIMLDAHQSVLQTHGNALLILVPRHPERATTIEMLITDRSLSLARRSNGGEITTNAHVYLADTLGETGLWYALCPITCLCGSFSPVGGHNPYEPAYAGSAVVHGPLYANFAQTYADFDAHGGALQVTDAAELSQTIVNLMSAQQDLQKLQTRSLAFATAQDNMLDVLSESLSKALALR from the coding sequence ATGACATTACCCTCTACACCTTTTCTGGTCCGGTTATATAATGCCGGAGCCAACCTGATTGCCTCTTTGGCCTATCGCCGTGTGCGCAAAAAACTGATGGCCCAGGGCGTCGATGCTACCCGGTGCAGGGAACGTATGGGCTATGCCAGCAAGTCCCGCGCAGACGGCCCACTGCTTTGGTTTCATGCCGCCTCGGTCGGGGAAACCCTGTCTGTTTTGCGGTTGATCACCCACTTGGGAGAGGTTCACCCGAGCTATTCTTTTCTAATCACTTCCGGTACGGCCACCTCTGCTCAGATTGTGGCCAAACGTCTTCCACCACGATGTCAGCATCAGTTCGCTCCCTTAGACTGTCGCAAAGCGCTACGCCGTTTTCTCGATCACTGGAAACCCAGCGCCGCCGTCTTTGTGGAAAGCGAGCTATGGCCACAGATGTTGCAACAAACCCAAACGCGCGGCATTCCCTTGGCCTTGGTCAATGCCCGTATCTCGGAGCGATCTTTTGGCCGGTGGAAGAAATTCATCACCATCGCGCAATTTGTGCTGGGGCATTTCACCCTCATTCACACACAAGACGACCGAACCACAGCCCATTTACATGAAATGGGATTTACCCACGCCTTTACTGGGCAAAATCTTAAATCTGTCTCTGGGCCACTGCCGTATGACGTGGCGGAGTTTGCCAATATCAACGCCCAATTGGACCAACGTCCAGTCTGGATTGCCAGCTCAACGCATCCCGGTGAAGATGAGATTATGCTGGATGCGCATCAATCTGTACTTCAAACCCATGGAAACGCGCTGCTGATCCTTGTCCCTCGACACCCGGAACGCGCCACTACGATTGAAATGCTGATTACGGACAGATCCCTTTCACTTGCTCGCCGCTCCAATGGCGGAGAGATCACGACCAACGCACATGTCTATCTTGCTGATACGCTTGGCGAAACGGGCCTGTGGTATGCGCTTTGTCCGATCACCTGCCTGTGCGGCTCGTTCTCTCCGGTTGGCGGGCATAACCCTTATGAGCCTGCCTATGCAGGATCGGCAGTGGTTCATGGGCCTCTCTATGCAAATTTCGCCCAGACCTATGCCGATTTCGATGCCCACGGTGGCGCGCTACAGGTCACGGATGCTGCGGAACTGTCGCAGACCATTGTCAATCTGATGTCAGCCCAGCAAGACCTGCAAAAACTTCAAACGCGATCTTTGGCCTTTGCGACGGCTCAAGACAACATGCTGGACGTGCTATCTGAAAGCCTTTCCAAAGCTTTGGCTCTAAGGTAG
- the moaA gene encoding GTP 3',8-cyclase MoaA, translating to MSAPLIDPFQRPISYLRVSVTDRCDFRCVYCMSENMTFLPKKELLTLEELDQMCTTFIDMGVEKLRITGGEPLVRRGIMGFFNSMTRHLDSGTLKELTLTTNGSQLARFADDLYAAGVRRVNVSLDTLDEQKFADITRWGRLQQVLKGIDAAQNAGLRVKLNVVALKGFNEDELFTLVEWCNTRDIDLTFIEVMPMGDIGNEDRLDQYWPLKDLRAKLAEQYTLLDLAERTGGPARYVQLTETGQKIGFITPLTHNFCESCNRVRLTCTGELYMCLGQEDMADLRAPLRNNPDDTTALQEAIRGAILRKPKGHDFDYSRQDVAGRMTRHMSHTGG from the coding sequence ATGAGTGCACCCTTGATTGACCCTTTCCAGCGCCCGATTTCTTATCTGCGCGTTTCTGTGACGGACCGCTGCGATTTTCGTTGCGTCTATTGCATGTCGGAAAATATGACCTTCTTGCCCAAGAAAGAATTGCTAACCTTGGAGGAGTTGGACCAGATGTGCACAACCTTCATCGACATGGGTGTTGAAAAGCTGCGCATTACCGGAGGGGAACCGTTAGTCCGCCGTGGCATCATGGGCTTTTTCAATTCCATGACCAGACATTTGGACAGCGGCACGTTGAAAGAGTTGACCCTGACCACCAACGGCTCGCAACTTGCTAGGTTTGCCGATGATTTGTATGCCGCAGGTGTACGCAGGGTGAATGTTTCGCTTGATACGCTAGACGAGCAGAAATTCGCAGACATCACCCGTTGGGGCCGTCTGCAACAGGTACTCAAGGGTATTGATGCCGCGCAAAATGCTGGCCTTCGGGTCAAATTGAACGTCGTTGCCCTAAAAGGCTTTAATGAGGATGAACTGTTCACGCTTGTAGAATGGTGCAACACACGCGACATCGACCTGACCTTTATTGAGGTCATGCCTATGGGAGACATCGGCAATGAAGATCGCCTAGATCAATACTGGCCCTTGAAAGACTTGCGTGCAAAACTGGCGGAACAATATACCCTGCTGGATCTGGCCGAACGCACTGGTGGCCCGGCACGTTATGTGCAACTGACTGAAACTGGGCAGAAAATCGGTTTCATCACGCCCCTCACGCATAATTTCTGCGAAAGCTGTAACCGCGTACGTCTGACCTGCACAGGCGAGCTGTATATGTGTTTGGGTCAAGAAGACATGGCAGATCTGCGCGCGCCTTTGCGTAACAATCCTGACGATACGACAGCCCTGCAAGAGGCCATTCGCGGCGCCATTCTACGCAAACCCAAAGGTCACGATTTTGACTATTCACGTCAGGATGTGGCCGGCAGAATGACCCGCCACATGAGCCACACCGGCGGCTGA
- a CDS encoding DUF5020 family protein: MKRLFGNLFAGAALTASLSMAAPAQADFSQTEIQLHYGDEYKMGRNANFPTFDNTTSRQTITLEHFSTNAIGDLFFFVDFFQDNDKLPNNSGRKSDQYGEIYYHLHGSQLGLDFGDSSPISGLDFGGGLNQGTDFSVALAGPRLNFDVKGFRVLSLGVYAYNNFVDPFSRSLDTTYQATIVWDYPFELGKQKFLAKGFVDFIGDQGSNVEEQIVFSPQFRWDLGNAVGMNENKLHLGAEYTHFNNKFGVRGVDENSYSLFLGFKF; this comes from the coding sequence ATGAAACGACTATTTGGGAATCTATTCGCTGGGGCTGCTTTGACCGCAAGCCTTTCAATGGCCGCACCCGCACAGGCCGATTTTTCGCAAACGGAAATTCAGTTGCACTATGGCGACGAATACAAGATGGGACGCAACGCCAACTTCCCAACTTTTGACAACACCACATCACGCCAGACAATCACGTTGGAACATTTTTCCACCAATGCCATTGGCGATTTGTTCTTCTTTGTCGACTTCTTTCAGGACAACGACAAGCTGCCAAATAACTCTGGCCGCAAAAGTGACCAATATGGCGAGATCTATTACCACCTACATGGCAGTCAACTTGGCCTTGATTTCGGTGATTCCAGCCCGATCAGCGGGTTGGATTTTGGTGGTGGTTTGAACCAGGGCACTGATTTTTCCGTGGCGCTAGCTGGTCCACGTCTGAACTTTGACGTAAAAGGCTTTCGGGTTCTGAGCCTTGGTGTCTACGCATACAACAACTTCGTCGACCCGTTTAGCCGTAGTCTGGACACTACGTATCAAGCGACAATCGTCTGGGACTATCCGTTTGAGCTGGGCAAGCAGAAGTTTCTTGCCAAAGGTTTTGTCGACTTCATCGGTGATCAAGGTTCCAATGTTGAAGAGCAGATTGTGTTCTCGCCCCAGTTTCGCTGGGACCTTGGCAATGCTGTCGGTATGAATGAAAACAAGCTACACTTGGGTGCCGAATACACGCACTTCAACAACAAGTTTGGCGTACGCGGTGTGGATGAAAACTCCTACAGCCTGTTCTTGGGATTCAAGTTTTAA
- a CDS encoding DNA alkylation repair protein, whose product MTPEHAIETLKAQAEPGRAEGMADYHKVPRTYLGVTNPVLNDLTKEWRQSLSLEDRIALADGLWQSNVFEGRVAAAKLLTQARINPDQAAWDLITSWLPDLDSWAIADHAMTAGQKRLIAAPSRIDQVEAWTKSDNHWTRRAAMVITLPFTKSNNPKPVELEIRERVLGWAATYVQDPEWFIQKSVAWWLRDLSKHAPDRTRAFMNENGKHMKRFARKEAEKYLGE is encoded by the coding sequence ATGACCCCAGAACACGCGATTGAGACACTCAAAGCCCAAGCCGAACCCGGTCGCGCCGAGGGCATGGCTGACTATCACAAAGTGCCACGCACATACCTTGGCGTAACCAACCCGGTCCTCAACGATCTGACCAAGGAATGGCGTCAAAGCCTGAGCCTTGAGGATCGCATCGCGCTGGCTGATGGTCTATGGCAATCAAACGTGTTCGAAGGCCGCGTTGCCGCCGCCAAACTGCTCACCCAGGCCCGTATCAACCCTGACCAAGCCGCTTGGGATTTGATCACCTCCTGGCTGCCTGATCTCGACAGCTGGGCCATCGCAGATCACGCCATGACAGCCGGACAAAAACGCCTGATCGCCGCCCCCAGCCGAATTGATCAGGTCGAGGCATGGACCAAATCCGATAACCACTGGACCCGCCGCGCTGCCATGGTCATCACCCTGCCTTTCACCAAATCCAACAACCCCAAACCGGTTGAGCTGGAAATCCGCGAGCGCGTTCTGGGCTGGGCCGCGACTTACGTGCAGGATCCCGAGTGGTTCATCCAAAAATCTGTCGCCTGGTGGCTGCGTGACCTGTCGAAACACGCCCCCGATCGCACTCGCGCCTTCATGAATGAGAATGGCAAACACATGAAACGCTTTGCCCGCAAAGAGGCTGAGAAGTATTTGGGTGAGTAA
- a CDS encoding pyridoxamine 5'-phosphate oxidase family protein → MGKQFDALDERQIAFIEKQHMFFTGTAAPEGKVNISPKGMDSLRVLGPNRIIWRNFTGSGNETAGHLALNDRMTLMWCSFTKQPMIMRTYGTAKTIREGDADWNELSAHFPPQLGMRQIYDMHINMVQTSCGYAVPFFEHAGDRDTLKHWADDKGEDAIRTYWSERNAQTLDGFPTGFEDK, encoded by the coding sequence ATGGGCAAACAATTTGACGCACTGGACGAACGCCAGATCGCCTTCATCGAAAAACAGCATATGTTTTTCACCGGCACTGCCGCCCCAGAGGGCAAGGTCAACATCTCACCAAAAGGCATGGACAGCCTGCGCGTGCTGGGGCCCAATCGCATCATCTGGCGAAACTTCACCGGCAGCGGTAATGAAACCGCTGGTCATCTTGCGCTAAATGACAGAATGACCTTGATGTGGTGCTCGTTCACCAAACAACCGATGATCATGCGCACCTATGGCACGGCTAAGACCATCCGCGAAGGCGATGCCGACTGGAATGAACTCTCTGCCCATTTCCCTCCCCAGCTGGGCATGCGGCAGATCTACGATATGCACATCAATATGGTGCAAACCTCCTGCGGTTATGCCGTGCCGTTCTTTGAACACGCCGGCGACCGCGACACATTGAAACACTGGGCCGATGACAAGGGCGAAGACGCCATTCGCACCTACTGGTCCGAGCGTAACGCACAAACGCTCGACGGCTTTCCCACAGGATTTGAAGACAAATGA
- the glmS gene encoding glutamine--fructose-6-phosphate transaminase (isomerizing) — MCGIVGVLGNHEAAPILVESLKLLEYRGYDSAGIATVNNGKLDRRRAVGKLVNLSDLLVHEPLAGKAGIGHTRWATHGAANLSNTHPHRAGSVAVVHNGIIENYRDLRTELASNGIGHETDTDTETVALLTKHFMDQGSSAEDAVKETLSRLEGAYALCFLFDGEEDLLIAARKGSPLAVGHGDGEMFVGSDAIALSPVTNRITYLEEGDCAVITRTNLKIIDINGELANRPIKTVRIDNTRVDKAGHKHFMAKEIAEQPMVISELLQAYLSQDGQNITLPDDGIDFGKIDRLTMVACGTAFYACLTAKYWFEQLAGIPVEVDIASEFRYREPPIPARTAALFVSQSGETADTLAALRYCEGRADSILSVVNVPESSIARESNIVFPIHAGAEIGVASTKAFTCQLTVLLLLALKAAEAKGRISSDDLADKLSLLRGVPGAINQVLEADQTFQSATRLLAESDSALFLGRGLMFPLAYEGALKLKEISYIHAEAYASGELKHGPIALIDKKMPVVVMAPKDQLFDKTVSNMQEVMARGGKVLLITDRDGASEAGEGVWQSLIMPEIDPILTPILYALPAQLLAYHTAVAKGTDVDQPRNLAKSVTVE, encoded by the coding sequence ATGTGTGGAATTGTTGGAGTACTCGGAAATCACGAAGCCGCGCCCATACTGGTCGAATCTCTGAAACTGCTTGAATATCGCGGCTACGACAGCGCCGGCATCGCTACGGTCAACAACGGCAAGTTAGACCGCCGCCGTGCCGTAGGCAAACTGGTCAATCTCTCGGACCTTCTGGTTCATGAACCTCTCGCAGGCAAAGCTGGCATCGGTCACACCCGTTGGGCCACACACGGTGCGGCGAACCTGTCCAACACTCACCCGCACCGCGCAGGCTCTGTTGCGGTTGTCCATAACGGCATTATTGAAAACTACCGCGACCTGCGTACAGAGCTCGCCAGCAACGGCATCGGCCATGAAACAGATACTGATACTGAAACCGTTGCTCTTTTGACCAAACATTTCATGGATCAGGGATCATCTGCTGAAGACGCTGTCAAAGAAACCTTGTCCCGGCTAGAGGGAGCTTATGCGCTGTGTTTCCTGTTTGACGGTGAAGAGGACCTACTGATAGCCGCCCGCAAAGGCAGCCCTCTGGCGGTCGGTCATGGCGATGGTGAAATGTTCGTGGGCTCTGACGCTATCGCATTGTCGCCTGTCACCAATCGGATCACATACCTCGAGGAAGGTGACTGCGCTGTCATCACCCGCACCAATCTAAAGATTATTGATATCAACGGTGAACTGGCCAACCGCCCCATCAAAACCGTCCGTATCGACAATACCCGTGTCGACAAGGCCGGTCACAAACATTTCATGGCCAAGGAAATCGCCGAACAGCCGATGGTGATCAGCGAATTGCTACAAGCCTACCTAAGCCAGGATGGCCAAAACATCACCCTACCAGATGACGGCATTGACTTTGGCAAAATCGACCGCCTGACAATGGTGGCCTGCGGCACGGCGTTTTACGCCTGCCTGACTGCAAAATACTGGTTCGAACAGCTGGCCGGCATTCCGGTTGAGGTCGATATCGCCTCTGAATTCCGCTACCGCGAACCGCCCATCCCCGCCCGCACCGCCGCACTGTTTGTCAGCCAATCGGGCGAAACCGCCGACACACTGGCCGCTCTGCGCTATTGCGAAGGCCGCGCTGACAGCATCTTGTCAGTGGTCAACGTTCCAGAAAGCTCGATTGCACGTGAAAGCAACATCGTCTTTCCAATTCATGCTGGCGCAGAGATTGGCGTCGCCTCGACCAAGGCCTTCACCTGTCAGCTGACCGTGCTGCTGTTGCTCGCCCTCAAAGCCGCCGAGGCCAAAGGCCGAATCAGCTCGGACGACCTTGCCGACAAGCTATCGCTGTTGCGTGGCGTGCCCGGCGCAATCAATCAGGTGCTTGAGGCAGACCAGACCTTTCAATCAGCCACACGTCTGTTGGCGGAATCTGACAGCGCACTGTTTTTGGGCCGTGGGTTAATGTTCCCGCTGGCCTATGAAGGCGCGTTGAAACTCAAAGAAATCAGCTATATACACGCTGAAGCCTATGCGTCAGGCGAACTCAAACACGGCCCGATCGCGCTCATCGACAAAAAGATGCCCGTTGTCGTCATGGCCCCCAAGGACCAGCTGTTCGACAAGACCGTGTCTAACATGCAAGAGGTCATGGCACGTGGTGGGAAGGTTCTGTTGATCACCGACCGCGACGGTGCAAGTGAGGCCGGCGAAGGCGTCTGGCAATCTCTGATCATGCCCGAGATCGACCCAATTCTGACCCCGATCCTCTATGCCCTGCCCGCGCAACTATTGGCCTATCATACCGCTGTCGCCAAAGGCACTGATGTGGATCAGCCGCGCAACCTCGCCAAATCCGTGACGGTCGAATAA
- the glmU gene encoding bifunctional UDP-N-acetylglucosamine diphosphorylase/glucosamine-1-phosphate N-acetyltransferase GlmU, with product MNTALIILAAGQGTRMKSDLPKVLHQIAHAPMLVHAMKAGQVLEPEKIVVVAGHGADQVERAALEWDETALIAHQSEQLGTAHAVAQAGSHLDGFEGDAIVLYGDTPFIRPETLEQMTKARAQHDVVVLGFEAKDPGRYGRLVMQGDTLERIVEFKDASEQERAINFCNSGVIAAPAKLLFDLISEVKNNNAAEEYYLTDIIGIARAKGLSATAVACDESETMGINSRAELAQAEAAFQTAARNEALENGITMHAPETVHFAHDTHVGRDTIIEPNVIFGPGVTVESGARLRAFSHFEGAHVSRGAIVGPYARLRPGAELAEDTHIGNFVEVKNATIGEGSKVNHLSYIGDASIGEASNIGAGTITCNYDGVMKHRTEIGNRVFVGSNTMLVAPVSLGDDAMTGSGSVITSNVPDGALALARARQETKPGMARKLVEMLKAKKKKKEAK from the coding sequence ATGAACACAGCACTGATTATTTTGGCAGCAGGTCAAGGCACCCGTATGAAATCCGACCTGCCCAAGGTGCTACACCAAATCGCCCATGCCCCAATGCTGGTCCATGCGATGAAGGCCGGTCAGGTGTTGGAACCCGAGAAAATCGTTGTGGTCGCAGGCCACGGTGCCGATCAGGTTGAGCGCGCCGCACTGGAGTGGGACGAAACAGCCCTGATTGCGCATCAAAGTGAGCAACTCGGAACAGCCCATGCTGTCGCACAAGCTGGCTCGCACCTTGATGGGTTTGAGGGTGACGCCATTGTTCTTTACGGCGATACACCGTTCATTCGCCCAGAAACGCTCGAGCAAATGACCAAGGCTCGCGCACAGCATGACGTTGTTGTGCTGGGGTTCGAGGCGAAAGATCCCGGTCGCTATGGTCGCCTTGTCATGCAGGGTGACACGCTGGAACGCATCGTCGAATTCAAGGACGCGTCTGAACAAGAGCGCGCCATTAATTTTTGCAACAGCGGCGTCATCGCCGCCCCGGCCAAACTGTTGTTCGATCTGATTAGTGAGGTCAAAAACAACAACGCGGCCGAAGAATACTACCTGACCGATATAATCGGCATCGCCCGCGCTAAGGGGCTCTCGGCCACGGCCGTCGCATGTGATGAATCTGAAACCATGGGCATCAACTCCCGCGCGGAGCTCGCTCAGGCCGAAGCCGCCTTTCAGACCGCCGCCCGCAATGAAGCGCTGGAAAACGGCATCACCATGCACGCGCCCGAAACCGTGCACTTCGCCCATGACACCCATGTTGGCCGAGACACAATCATCGAACCGAATGTCATCTTCGGCCCCGGCGTGACAGTGGAATCAGGCGCCCGCCTGCGCGCCTTCAGCCATTTTGAAGGTGCTCATGTCTCGCGTGGCGCTATCGTTGGCCCCTACGCCCGCCTGCGCCCCGGTGCCGAGCTGGCCGAAGACACCCACATCGGTAACTTTGTCGAGGTCAAGAACGCCACCATCGGTGAAGGCAGCAAGGTCAACCACCTCAGCTACATCGGAGACGCCAGTATTGGCGAGGCCAGCAATATCGGCGCAGGAACCATCACCTGCAACTACGACGGCGTCATGAAACACCGAACCGAGATCGGTAATCGCGTGTTTGTCGGCTCCAATACTATGCTTGTCGCACCCGTTTCACTGGGCGATGATGCAATGACCGGTTCCGGCTCGGTCATCACGTCAAACGTGCCCGACGGCGCTCTGGCCCTTGCCCGCGCCCGGCAAGAAACCAAACCCGGCATGGCACGCAAACTGGTTGAGATGCTAAAAGCCAAGAAAAAGAAAAAAGAGGCCAAGTAA
- a CDS encoding HAD-IA family hydrolase codes for MRTVVFDLDGTLADTSGDLIAAANACFRAMGEGNQLEASQDAGTALRGGRAMLQLGLSRLGRGDDVAEIDRQYPLLLEHYAQAIDHHTVFYPGAIEAVKVLRDNGYKVAVCTNKPEHLARILLENLEVLGHFDALIGADTLPVRKPDPSPYYAAVERSGGDVAKSVMIGDTKTDHDTARAAGVASVLVTFGPGAFDVSSLGPDALLSHFDDLHGVVVELIG; via the coding sequence ATGCGCACGGTAGTATTTGATCTGGATGGAACTTTGGCAGATACCAGCGGTGATTTGATCGCGGCGGCCAATGCCTGCTTTCGAGCGATGGGTGAGGGGAACCAGCTGGAGGCTAGTCAGGATGCAGGCACTGCGTTGCGCGGGGGGCGAGCGATGCTGCAACTGGGGTTGAGCCGTCTGGGTCGCGGTGATGATGTGGCTGAGATTGACCGTCAGTACCCTTTGTTGCTTGAACATTACGCGCAGGCGATTGATCACCACACGGTGTTTTACCCGGGCGCGATTGAGGCGGTGAAAGTCTTGCGCGACAATGGATATAAGGTAGCCGTGTGTACCAACAAGCCAGAACATCTGGCGCGGATACTGTTAGAGAACCTTGAGGTTCTTGGTCATTTTGATGCTCTGATTGGGGCGGATACCTTGCCAGTGCGTAAACCAGACCCGAGCCCCTATTATGCGGCGGTGGAGCGCTCGGGCGGGGATGTCGCCAAAAGCGTGATGATTGGCGATACAAAAACCGACCATGATACTGCGCGGGCGGCGGGTGTGGCCTCAGTTTTGGTGACATTTGGGCCGGGGGCGTTTGATGTGTCGTCGCTGGGCCCGGATGCGTTACTATCGCATTTTGATGATCTTCATGGTGTTGTGGTTGAATTGATCGGCTGA